The Alphaproteobacteria bacterium genome includes a window with the following:
- a CDS encoding class I SAM-dependent methyltransferase, whose amino-acid sequence MGLYSKFVLPWVLHLAMRNPEAMRLRQKVVPRAHGRVLEIGIGSGLNLPYYTDHVDSVTGLEPSDRLLAMARTRVDEGPAEVGFDIGDAAALPYDSDTFDTVVSTWTLCSIADLDAALSEVRRVLRPDGGFLFVEHGRSPEYPVRRWQDRVTPIWKRCAGGCHLNRDIGGSIAAAGFAVHDVDTGYLVRGPRFLTWHTLGRAVAR is encoded by the coding sequence ATGGGTCTCTACAGCAAGTTCGTCCTGCCCTGGGTTCTGCACTTGGCGATGCGGAATCCGGAGGCGATGCGTCTGCGCCAAAAAGTCGTGCCCCGCGCCCATGGCCGGGTGTTGGAGATCGGCATCGGTTCGGGGCTGAATTTGCCCTATTACACCGACCACGTGGACAGCGTGACCGGGCTCGAACCGTCGGATCGACTGCTCGCGATGGCGCGGACTCGCGTCGACGAAGGACCGGCCGAGGTCGGCTTCGATATCGGCGACGCGGCGGCACTGCCGTACGATTCCGATACCTTCGACACCGTGGTTTCAACCTGGACCCTGTGCTCGATAGCGGACCTGGACGCGGCCTTGAGCGAGGTGCGCCGCGTGCTGCGGCCGGATGGCGGTTTCCTGTTTGTCGAGCACGGCCGTTCCCCCGAATATCCGGTTCGACGCTGGCAGGATCGCGTGACGCCGATATGGAAGCGGTGCGCCGGCGGGTGCCATCTTAACCGCGACATCGGCGGATCTATCGCCGCCGCGGGCTTTGCCGTTCATGATGTCGATACCGGGTACCTGGTGCGCGGCCCGCGCTTTCTGACATGGCACACGCTGGGACGTGCGGTGGCGAGATAG
- a CDS encoding adenylate/guanylate cyclase domain-containing protein codes for MAPQRIERKLTTILAADAAGYSRMMGDAEEDTLRMLQGCRQVIDEFVEKHSGRVFGEAGDGALAEFASPVEAVRCAVRMQQSLAKRNVERPDDQKMQFRIGINLGDVMVDGGNLLGDGVNVAARVEGIAEPGTTFISGTVYDYVDGKIAYEFDFLGERSLKNIVRPIRVYRVQAVDMPEPGYRRERPGGSLPRPSRPSIAVLPFRNHSDDPQQAYFSEGVTEDIITELSRFRSLFVIASRSSLTYRDREVDHKGVGRELGVQFLLDGSIRRAGDKARINAQLIETEHGSRLWGERYDIDMSDFFAVQDDVIQTIVSTLAGRLESAGAESAREKPTESHLAYDHVLRGSERLNRLTMADTLKAREMFEAAIATDPRYAAAHALLAGTYLYEWLWHGPMECLDEAESLARKALSLDDNDGRSHVIFGRVQLYKRAFDAAEYHHRKSIDLNPNDANSQAHMGLMLTFFGQAEEAIEWISRAMRLNPYHPDWYCEDLGQALYVARRYEEAAAALTRVREPPYWVRAWLAAAYAQSGDVETAQRIADEVVASAPQVDWKRYIVADEPFRHDADRDHWLEGLRKAGMPV; via the coding sequence ATGGCGCCGCAGCGCATCGAACGCAAACTGACCACAATCTTGGCCGCGGACGCCGCTGGCTACAGCCGGATGATGGGTGACGCCGAGGAAGACACCTTGCGCATGCTGCAGGGCTGCCGGCAGGTCATCGATGAGTTCGTCGAAAAACACAGCGGCCGCGTTTTCGGCGAGGCCGGCGATGGGGCGCTGGCCGAATTCGCGAGCCCGGTCGAGGCGGTGCGATGCGCGGTACGCATGCAGCAGAGCCTGGCCAAGCGCAATGTCGAACGGCCCGACGACCAGAAGATGCAGTTCCGTATCGGCATCAATCTCGGCGACGTCATGGTCGATGGCGGCAATCTGCTCGGCGATGGCGTCAACGTCGCGGCCCGGGTCGAAGGCATCGCCGAGCCGGGAACGACGTTTATTTCCGGCACCGTCTACGACTATGTCGACGGCAAGATCGCGTACGAGTTCGATTTTCTCGGCGAGCGCAGCCTGAAGAACATCGTCCGGCCGATCCGTGTCTACCGAGTGCAAGCGGTCGATATGCCGGAACCCGGCTACCGGCGGGAACGCCCCGGCGGATCGCTGCCACGGCCGTCGCGGCCGTCGATCGCCGTGCTGCCGTTTCGCAACCACAGCGACGACCCGCAGCAGGCCTATTTCAGCGAGGGCGTTACCGAGGACATCATCACCGAGCTGTCGCGGTTCCGCTCTTTGTTCGTTATTGCCAGCCGCTCGTCGCTCACCTATCGCGACCGCGAGGTCGACCACAAGGGTGTCGGCCGCGAGCTCGGCGTCCAATTCCTGCTCGACGGCAGCATCCGGCGCGCCGGCGACAAGGCGCGCATCAATGCACAACTGATCGAGACCGAGCACGGCAGCCGCCTGTGGGGGGAACGTTACGACATCGACATGTCGGATTTCTTCGCGGTCCAGGACGACGTCATTCAGACCATCGTCTCGACCCTTGCCGGGCGGCTCGAATCCGCGGGTGCCGAAAGCGCGCGCGAGAAGCCGACCGAAAGCCATCTGGCCTATGATCATGTGCTGCGGGGAAGTGAGCGCCTCAACCGGCTGACCATGGCCGATACGCTCAAGGCGCGCGAGATGTTCGAAGCCGCGATCGCCACCGACCCCCGCTACGCCGCCGCCCATGCGCTGCTCGCCGGGACCTATCTCTATGAGTGGCTATGGCATGGTCCGATGGAATGCCTCGACGAGGCCGAATCGCTGGCCCGCAAGGCGCTATCCCTCGACGACAACGACGGCCGCAGCCACGTCATCTTTGGCCGCGTTCAGCTCTACAAGCGCGCCTTCGACGCCGCCGAGTACCATCACCGCAAGAGCATCGACCTCAACCCGAACGACGCCAACAGCCAAGCCCACATGGGCCTGATGCTCACCTTCTTCGGCCAAGCCGAGGAGGCGATCGAGTGGATCAGCCGGGCGATGCGGCTCAACCCCTATCATCCCGATTGGTACTGCGAAGATCTCGGCCAGGCACTCTATGTCGCGCGCCGCTACGAGGAGGCTGCCGCGGCGCTGACCCGGGTCCGCGAGCCGCCCTATTGGGTGCGCGCCTGGCTCGCCGCCGCCTATGCGCAAAGCGGGGATGTGGAAACGGCACAGCGGATCGCCGACGAGGTCGTCGCCAGCGCGCCCCAGGTCGATTGGAAACGCTATATCGTCGCCGATGAGCCGTTCCGCCATGACGCCGACCGCGACCATTGGCTCGAGGGTCTGCGCAAGGCGGGGATGCCGGTTTAG
- a CDS encoding ATP-dependent acyl-CoA ligase produces MRASHPAADSVVALCRRAAGLWPAKNALVFDETGERLTFDEIDKRSDRIAAALAALGIAPGDRVALMVRNVPAFPLVWLGILKAGAIMVPVNVFYRVADAGHVLSHSGARAVVAADEFVPLLSRVVAEGGLSVVIVSGDGTGDGAVQSLDALVAAAPEDTPAVPVRSDMLANIQYTSGTTGQPKGVMQSHGMWVDFCRRVAELHDGLSADDVILTAQPFYYLDPQWNLAVAFLTGAELIVLDRFHPSTFWDRVRAYRVTWFYCLGVMPKLLLKQPVDPRDRDHAVRRVLCSAIPPVDHAAIEARWGTPWFEAFGMTETGIDIAVPLDEHDACVGTGCIGRPVAGREARVVDEDGRPVPPDVVGELVLRGTGMMDGYYRNPEATAETFRGGWMHTGDLARRDNDGRIFFVGRDKDMIRRSGENIAAAEIETVLAQHDAVRLAACLGVPDDLRGEEVMAFVVLQPGHSAETLPPPDLAAFCDDRLAYFKVPRYWAYRDDLPRTPSERVRKEALKGERGDPRVGAWDRLEERWR; encoded by the coding sequence ATGAGGGCCTCTCACCCGGCGGCCGATTCGGTCGTCGCGCTGTGCCGGCGTGCCGCCGGCCTATGGCCCGCCAAGAACGCGCTAGTCTTCGATGAGACCGGGGAACGCCTGACCTTCGACGAGATCGACAAACGATCCGACCGCATCGCGGCGGCGCTGGCCGCACTCGGCATCGCTCCCGGCGACCGCGTCGCGCTTATGGTTCGCAACGTCCCGGCGTTTCCCCTGGTTTGGCTCGGCATCCTCAAGGCGGGCGCGATCATGGTGCCGGTCAATGTATTCTACCGCGTCGCCGATGCTGGCCACGTGCTTTCGCACAGCGGTGCCCGGGCCGTGGTCGCGGCGGACGAATTCGTGCCGCTGCTGAGCCGCGTCGTGGCCGAAGGCGGGCTGTCGGTTGTGATCGTTTCCGGCGATGGCACCGGCGACGGCGCGGTGCAAAGCCTCGACGCGCTGGTCGCCGCCGCCCCCGAAGACACCCCGGCGGTGCCGGTCCGGTCCGACATGCTGGCCAATATTCAATATACCTCCGGCACTACCGGCCAGCCCAAGGGCGTCATGCAGTCGCACGGCATGTGGGTCGATTTCTGCCGCCGCGTCGCCGAACTCCATGACGGGCTGTCGGCCGACGACGTCATCCTCACCGCCCAGCCCTTCTACTACCTCGATCCGCAATGGAACCTGGCTGTGGCATTCCTCACCGGCGCCGAGCTGATCGTTCTCGACCGCTTTCATCCGTCGACTTTCTGGGACCGGGTGCGCGCCTACCGGGTGACCTGGTTCTATTGTCTCGGCGTGATGCCGAAGCTGCTGCTCAAGCAGCCAGTCGACCCGCGGGACCGCGACCACGCGGTCCGTCGCGTGCTGTGCTCCGCGATCCCGCCGGTCGACCACGCCGCCATCGAGGCGCGCTGGGGCACGCCCTGGTTCGAAGCCTTCGGCATGACCGAGACCGGCATCGACATCGCGGTTCCGCTCGACGAGCACGATGCCTGCGTCGGCACCGGCTGTATCGGCCGCCCGGTCGCCGGCCGCGAGGCAAGAGTGGTGGACGAGGATGGGCGTCCCGTCCCGCCGGACGTGGTCGGCGAGCTGGTGCTGCGCGGCACCGGCATGATGGACGGCTATTACCGCAACCCGGAGGCGACCGCGGAAACCTTTCGCGGCGGCTGGATGCATACCGGCGATCTGGCGCGCCGGGACAATGACGGCCGCATCTTTTTCGTCGGTCGCGACAAGGACATGATCCGCCGCAGCGGCGAGAACATTGCCGCCGCCGAAATTGAAACAGTGCTGGCCCAGCACGACGCGGTGCGCCTGGCCGCGTGTCTCGGCGTCCCCGACGACCTGCGCGGCGAGGAGGTCATGGCGTTCGTCGTGTTGCAACCGGGCCACAGCGCCGAGACCCTGCCGCCGCCCGACCTCGCCGCGTTTTGTGACGACCGCCTGGCCTACTTCAAAGTGCCGCGCTATTGGGCCTATCGCGACGATCTGCCGCGCACGCCGTCGGAGCGCGTGCGCAAGGAGGCTCTGAAGGGCGAGCGCGGAGACCCGCGCGTCGGTGCCTGGGACCGGCTCGAAGAGCGGTGGCGGTAG
- a CDS encoding RidA family protein: protein MSLIDAKLEALGLNLPAPMQPPPGIVLPFSWVRVRGNRAFVSGHIATNPDGTVAEALLGTVGGDMMLEHGHEAARQTGLSILGSLRRELGDLDRISAWLRAFGMVHAAPGFDRFPLVINGFSDLIIEIFGTDIGDHARSAVGLAGLPFGAAVEIEAEVEIAG from the coding sequence ATGTCGCTTATCGATGCGAAACTTGAGGCCCTCGGCCTCAACCTGCCGGCGCCGATGCAGCCGCCGCCGGGGATTGTGCTGCCGTTTTCATGGGTTCGGGTGCGCGGCAATCGGGCTTTTGTCTCGGGCCATATCGCAACCAACCCCGACGGAACCGTTGCCGAGGCACTGTTGGGGACGGTGGGTGGCGACATGATGCTCGAACACGGTCACGAGGCGGCGCGCCAGACCGGGCTCTCGATTCTCGGCAGTCTGCGGCGTGAACTCGGCGATCTCGACAGGATTTCGGCCTGGTTGCGCGCCTTCGGCATGGTCCACGCGGCGCCGGGCTTCGACCGTTTCCCATTGGTGATCAATGGGTTTTCGGACCTGATCATCGAAATCTTCGGGACCGATATCGGCGACCACGCACGTTCGGCGGTGGGTCTCGCCGGCCTGCCCTTCGGCGCCGCGGTCGAAATCGAGGCCGAAGTCGAGATCGCCGGCTGA
- a CDS encoding DMT family transporter: MVKFQIGVVPAEISVAYRFAFAALFMFGWAVVRRLPLRFSPCDHLFIALQGATIFSTNFFLLYLAAAYLTTGLIAVVFSTASALTMLFNAALARRPPPSRVALGAALGTAGIAAVFWPELIDLSFGAGAGLGLILCVGGTSSFALGSLVSARNQAAGLSVRGSTAWAMAYGTAFLALFAWTRGESLAFDPAFPYVGSLLYLATFGSVVAFACYFALLGRIGAERAAYATVLFPIVALSISTVFEDYSWTLLAFGGVCLTLVGNVLVLSRAQGGR, translated from the coding sequence ATGGTCAAGTTCCAAATCGGCGTCGTGCCGGCGGAGATCTCCGTCGCCTACCGATTCGCCTTCGCCGCGCTCTTCATGTTCGGCTGGGCCGTCGTCCGCCGGCTGCCGCTGCGCTTTTCGCCGTGCGATCATCTGTTCATCGCGCTGCAGGGGGCGACGATTTTCTCGACCAATTTCTTTCTCTTGTATCTGGCGGCGGCCTACCTCACGACCGGGCTGATCGCCGTCGTCTTCTCCACCGCCTCGGCCCTGACCATGTTGTTCAACGCTGCCCTGGCGCGGCGGCCGCCGCCGTCACGGGTGGCCCTCGGTGCGGCGCTCGGCACCGCCGGGATCGCGGCCGTCTTCTGGCCCGAACTGATCGACCTGTCATTCGGTGCCGGCGCCGGTTTGGGCCTGATCCTGTGCGTCGGCGGCACCAGTTCGTTCGCCCTCGGCAGCCTGGTGTCGGCGCGCAACCAGGCGGCCGGTCTCTCGGTGCGCGGCAGCACCGCGTGGGCGATGGCCTACGGCACTGCCTTCCTCGCGCTGTTCGCCTGGACACGGGGCGAATCGCTGGCCTTCGACCCCGCCTTTCCCTATGTCGGTTCGCTGCTCTATCTGGCCACTTTCGGCTCGGTCGTCGCCTTCGCCTGCTATTTCGCGCTGCTCGGGCGGATCGGCGCCGAGCGGGCAGCCTATGCGACGGTGTTGTTCCCGATTGTCGCGCTATCGATATCGACCGTGTTCGAAGACTATAGCTGGACCCTGCTCGCCTTCGGCGGCGTTTGCCTGACCCTGGTCGGCAACGTCCTCGTCCTCAGCCGGGCGCAAGGCGGCCGCTGA
- a CDS encoding glycosyltransferase family 2 protein yields the protein MQSPGSTDGLSNEMAVSVIVPIHDEEKSVDRVVTETVDTLAPAGIDFEIIVVDDGSADGSWARIKALSKNESHVRGFRLRREFGKAAALSLGVQKARGSVIVTMDGDLQDDPAEIPKFLVQLAGGADLVSGWKKDRRDPLSKTLPSRLFNWATRRLGGVAIHDINCGFKAAREEVYRNIPIYGELHRYIPVLAHHLGYRVEEIPVRHRPREHGVSKYGWERYPRGALDLLTVLALTRYGNRPGHLFGGLGIVCGGAGLLILAYLAIASLTVPDPIGGWPLLWLAIILMVVSIQLIAVGLVAELVVNRTGGYPSLPLVAEATDGPDTAAPARLHQRLA from the coding sequence ATGCAGTCACCGGGTTCAACGGACGGCCTGTCGAACGAAATGGCGGTCAGCGTCATCGTGCCGATCCACGATGAGGAAAAGTCGGTCGACCGCGTGGTAACGGAAACTGTCGATACGTTGGCGCCGGCCGGGATCGATTTCGAGATCATCGTGGTCGACGACGGCAGCGCGGACGGCTCCTGGGCGCGCATCAAAGCCTTGTCGAAAAATGAGAGCCACGTCCGCGGCTTTCGATTGCGCCGCGAATTCGGCAAGGCCGCGGCGCTCTCGCTGGGGGTCCAGAAGGCCCGCGGTTCGGTCATCGTCACCATGGACGGCGACCTTCAGGACGACCCGGCGGAGATCCCCAAGTTTCTCGTCCAGCTCGCCGGCGGCGCCGATCTCGTTTCGGGGTGGAAAAAGGACCGCCGCGATCCGCTATCGAAAACACTGCCGTCCCGGCTCTTCAATTGGGCCACCCGACGCCTCGGCGGAGTCGCCATCCATGACATCAATTGCGGCTTCAAGGCGGCCCGGGAAGAGGTCTATCGCAACATACCGATCTATGGCGAGCTGCATCGTTACATACCGGTACTGGCACACCATCTCGGCTATCGGGTCGAAGAGATTCCGGTCCGCCACCGGCCACGCGAGCATGGTGTTTCGAAGTATGGTTGGGAGCGATATCCGAGAGGCGCGCTCGACCTCCTGACCGTGTTGGCGTTGACCAGATACGGCAACCGCCCCGGCCATCTCTTCGGCGGGCTCGGGATTGTGTGCGGCGGTGCCGGTCTGTTGATTCTTGCTTATCTCGCGATAGCCTCACTGACCGTGCCCGATCCGATCGGCGGGTGGCCGCTGCTGTGGCTCGCGATCATACTGATGGTCGTCTCGATTCAGCTTATCGCCGTCGGGTTGGTCGCGGAGTTGGTGGTCAACCGAACGGGTGGCTATCCGTCCCTCCCGTTGGTCGCCGAGGCGACCGATGGTCCCGACACCGCGGCGCCGGCGCGGTTGCACCAGCGCCTTGCCTAG
- a CDS encoding glucose 1-dehydrogenase, translated as MGSRLSDKVAVVTGAARGLGRAYAEALAAEGAAIVAADRADCTDTEQAIAAEGGRVIACTLDVADSAGADAMAAAAVEAFGGVDILVNNAALYAALSSGPFDRLDEAEWDACMAVNVKGVWNCSRAVVGSMKERGGGSIINISSLAATYGLPFALQYTTSKAAVIGMTRGMARELGRYWIRVNAIAPSAVMTQGTEEFFGDKLDKAAEVIRDNQCLKQNLETDDLVGTVLFLASNDSRFITGQTIMVDGGTTML; from the coding sequence GTGGGCAGCCGATTGAGTGACAAAGTCGCCGTCGTGACCGGGGCCGCGCGCGGCCTTGGCCGCGCCTATGCCGAAGCGCTCGCCGCGGAGGGCGCCGCGATCGTCGCCGCAGACCGTGCCGATTGCACCGATACCGAGCAGGCGATCGCCGCCGAAGGCGGCCGCGTCATTGCCTGTACGCTCGATGTCGCCGATTCCGCCGGTGCCGACGCCATGGCGGCGGCGGCGGTCGAGGCGTTCGGCGGTGTCGATATCCTGGTCAACAACGCGGCGCTGTATGCCGCGCTGTCGAGCGGCCCTTTCGACCGCCTCGACGAGGCCGAATGGGATGCCTGCATGGCGGTCAACGTAAAAGGGGTGTGGAATTGCAGCCGCGCCGTTGTCGGCAGCATGAAGGAACGAGGCGGCGGCAGCATCATCAATATCTCGTCCTTGGCGGCGACTTATGGCCTGCCTTTCGCCCTCCAATACACGACCTCGAAGGCCGCCGTCATCGGCATGACGCGAGGCATGGCCCGCGAACTCGGCCGCTACTGGATCCGGGTCAACGCCATCGCGCCGAGCGCGGTGATGACCCAGGGCACCGAGGAGTTCTTCGGCGACAAGCTCGACAAGGCGGCCGAGGTGATCCGCGACAATCAGTGCCTCAAGCAAAACCTCGAAACCGACGATCTCGTCGGGACGGTTCTGTTCCTGGCTTCCAACGACAGCCGGTTTATCACCGGCCAGACGATCATGGTGGATGGTGGGACGACGATGCTCTAA
- a CDS encoding dimethylsulfoniopropionate demethylase: MGISARIRKSPFFDATRRWGYRSYTTYNHMLMPLVYESSQADYEHLNSAVTLWDTAGERQVEITGPDAARFTQYLVARDLSKCKVGQCKYVILTTPQGGIVNDPVLLKLAENHYWLSLADSDVLLWALGIAHHIGMEVELAEPDVSPLQVQGPKSRDLMHDVFGGWIDELKFFWFREADLDGIPLVISRTGWSGEPGYELFLRDGSRGDELWERMMEAGKPYGIAPAAPNAISRIEGGMLSYGADMTIFENPLEVGLDRFVDLDQEADFIGKSALRRIRETGVSRRMVGLHIAGEAMPANQHVWPVTVDGSWIGRVSSSIFSPGLERNIALALLDIAYTEPGTRVEVDTDAGLRTAEVTTLPFVDHAAAKRKTGTP; the protein is encoded by the coding sequence ATGGGGATTTCGGCGCGAATTCGCAAGTCACCGTTCTTCGATGCGACCCGCCGCTGGGGCTACCGCTCTTACACCACCTACAACCACATGCTGATGCCGTTGGTCTACGAGAGCTCGCAGGCCGATTACGAGCATCTCAATAGCGCGGTTACATTGTGGGATACCGCCGGCGAACGGCAGGTCGAAATTACCGGTCCGGATGCGGCGCGGTTCACCCAATACTTGGTCGCGCGCGACCTCTCCAAATGCAAAGTCGGCCAATGCAAATACGTGATATTGACGACGCCGCAGGGCGGGATCGTCAACGACCCGGTCCTGTTGAAGCTGGCCGAGAATCATTACTGGCTGTCGTTGGCCGACAGCGACGTGTTGCTGTGGGCGCTCGGTATCGCCCACCATATCGGCATGGAGGTTGAGCTGGCGGAGCCGGATGTGTCGCCGCTCCAGGTGCAGGGGCCAAAAAGCCGCGACCTGATGCACGACGTGTTCGGCGGCTGGATCGACGAGCTCAAGTTCTTCTGGTTCCGCGAGGCCGACCTCGACGGCATCCCCCTGGTGATCTCGCGCACGGGGTGGAGCGGTGAGCCCGGCTACGAGTTGTTTCTGCGCGACGGCAGCCGCGGCGACGAGCTTTGGGAGCGCATGATGGAAGCCGGCAAGCCCTACGGCATCGCGCCCGCCGCGCCCAACGCGATCAGCCGGATCGAGGGTGGGATGCTGTCCTACGGTGCGGACATGACGATCTTCGAAAACCCCCTGGAGGTCGGACTCGACCGCTTCGTCGATCTCGACCAGGAGGCCGATTTCATCGGCAAGTCGGCATTGCGGCGCATTCGCGAGACCGGCGTTTCGCGGCGCATGGTCGGGCTTCATATCGCCGGCGAGGCGATGCCCGCCAACCAGCATGTCTGGCCGGTCACGGTGGACGGTTCATGGATCGGCCGGGTCAGCAGTTCGATCTTCTCGCCGGGCCTCGAACGCAATATCGCGCTGGCATTGCTCGATATCGCGTATACCGAACCGGGCACGAGGGTCGAGGTCGACACCGACGCCGGCCTGCGCACGGCCGAGGTGACGACCTTGCCGTTCGTCGATCACGCCGCGGCGAAACGCAAGACCGGGACACCGTGA
- a CDS encoding amino acid ABC transporter ATP-binding protein: MAEQTVTTESNAEPGEVIISMRNVSKWFGTFQVLTDVNLDVHSGEKIVICGPSGSGKSTLIRCLNRLEAHQKGEILVAGIELHDNMKDIDVVRREVGMVFQSFNLFPHMTVLENLMAAPMWVRGQSESEAKETAMTYLDRVKIPEQAMKYPGQLSGGQQQRVAIARALCMNPEIMLFDEPTSALDPEMVSEVLDTMTALAKTGMTMLCVTHEMGFARAVADQVIFMDEGQIVERNEPNAFFTNPQNERTKLFLSQILAH; this comes from the coding sequence ATGGCTGAGCAGACCGTGACCACGGAATCCAACGCCGAACCGGGTGAGGTCATCATCTCGATGCGGAACGTATCGAAATGGTTCGGGACTTTTCAGGTCCTGACGGACGTCAACCTCGACGTCCATAGCGGCGAGAAGATCGTTATTTGCGGTCCGTCCGGGTCCGGCAAGTCGACCCTGATCCGTTGCCTCAATCGGCTCGAAGCCCACCAGAAGGGCGAGATTTTGGTCGCCGGCATCGAACTCCACGACAACATGAAGGACATCGACGTCGTGCGCCGTGAGGTCGGCATGGTGTTCCAAAGCTTCAACCTGTTCCCCCACATGACGGTGCTGGAGAACCTGATGGCGGCACCGATGTGGGTGCGCGGGCAGTCGGAGAGCGAGGCCAAGGAAACCGCCATGACCTATCTCGACCGGGTCAAGATTCCCGAGCAGGCGATGAAATATCCTGGTCAACTCAGCGGCGGGCAGCAGCAGCGCGTGGCGATCGCCCGTGCGCTGTGCATGAACCCCGAGATCATGCTGTTCGACGAACCGACCTCGGCGCTCGACCCGGAGATGGTCTCGGAGGTGCTCGACACGATGACCGCGCTCGCCAAGACCGGCATGACCATGCTCTGCGTGACCCATGAGATGGGTTTCGCGCGCGCGGTCGCCGATCAGGTGATCTTCATGGACGAGGGCCAGATCGTCGAGCGCAACGAGCCCAACGCCTTCTTTACCAACCCGCAGAACGAGCGCACCAAGCTGTTCCTGAGCCAGATCCTGGCCCACTGA
- a CDS encoding enoyl-CoA hydratase/isomerase family protein, translated as MSNPVLIENDGNVRIITLNRPERLNAINDALLDGLNGALAAANADDSVGAVIVRGAGRAFCAGDDLIEQEDMEGLGEDQVRPFVEAIQDVTRNIMFGDKVVIAAVRGWAVGGAFSWPINADFAIWTDGARGFFPEITYGIFVSGGVTYLLPQLVSRIKAHEMLYLSRKYDGAALAECGLAWRVVAEDALDEAALELARYIADLPSAARRAMKHCLTRIDRDRLETAMAMESDAVVESILDPETYRRIREVSERGRKK; from the coding sequence ATGAGCAATCCCGTATTGATCGAAAACGACGGCAATGTCCGGATCATCACGCTCAACCGGCCGGAACGGTTGAACGCGATCAACGACGCATTGCTCGACGGGCTTAACGGCGCCCTGGCCGCGGCCAATGCCGATGATTCGGTCGGTGCGGTCATCGTCCGCGGCGCCGGGCGCGCGTTCTGCGCCGGCGACGACCTGATCGAGCAGGAGGACATGGAGGGCCTCGGCGAGGACCAGGTCCGCCCGTTCGTCGAGGCCATCCAAGACGTGACGCGAAACATCATGTTCGGCGACAAGGTGGTGATCGCCGCCGTTCGCGGGTGGGCCGTCGGCGGCGCGTTCTCGTGGCCGATCAATGCCGACTTCGCGATCTGGACCGACGGCGCGCGCGGTTTCTTCCCCGAGATCACCTACGGCATCTTCGTCAGCGGCGGTGTGACCTATTTGCTGCCGCAGCTGGTCAGCCGCATCAAGGCCCACGAAATGCTCTATCTCAGCCGCAAGTATGACGGCGCGGCGCTTGCCGAGTGCGGCTTGGCGTGGCGGGTCGTGGCCGAGGACGCGCTCGACGAAGCGGCGCTCGAATTGGCCCGCTATATCGCAGACCTGCCGTCGGCCGCGCGCCGCGCGATGAAGCATTGTTTGACCCGCATCGACAGGGACCGGCTGGAAACCGCCATGGCGATGGAAAGCGACGCCGTCGTCGAAAGCATTCTCGATCCCGAAACCTATCGTCGCATCCGCGAGGTCTCGGAACGCGGCCGCAAGAAATGA